The following are encoded in a window of Oreochromis aureus strain Israel breed Guangdong linkage group 10, ZZ_aureus, whole genome shotgun sequence genomic DNA:
- the LOC120442223 gene encoding leucine-rich repeat extensin-like protein 3 codes for MAQAVGKPNLKRFNSHVSSDSKYCFQDVGILLPPKCFRLMTCDLPLPPSPLSSPVNDENTNPNCISALPYDVPLPPSLPPSEQEYACLCSLEHKRSYLMPLSVLANILLPPSPPPSPVCAEYTDPKCVSPLPHEVLLPPSPPPVEAFDRCGKNPSSTVWSVGDEEEDLMLKLIRLTLHDVPVPPSRPPSEKKYASLHSLKHKRSDLLPLSLLANIPLPPSPPPSPVCAEYTDPKCISPLPHEVPLPPTPPPSPGCAEYTDPKCVSPLPHEVPLPQSPPPADARPQSKDTHKVLHPDLKYDCSSLDDEVAFFMSPTEKPPSVTTHEVSPRPPYELPHLPEKRYLSLSTVAFPCLDD; via the exons ATGGCTCAAGCTGTG GGAAAACCAAATCTTAAGAGGTTCAACTCACATGTCAGCAGTGACAG CAAGTACTGCTTCCAGGATGTGGGGATCTTACTGCCTCCTAAATGTTTTAGGCTGATGACGTGTGATCTTCCCCTGCCTCCAAGTCCTCTATCATCCCCTGTGAATGATGAAAACACTAATCCAAATTGTATCAGCGCACTGCCTTATGATGTTCCATTGCCTCCAAGTCTTCCACCTTCTGAACAGGAGTATGCTTGCCTTTGTTCCCTTGAACACAAGAGGTCTTATTTGATGCCTCTCAGTGTCCTGGCTAATATTCTGCTGCCTCCAAGTCCTCCACCATCCCCTGTGTGTGCTGAATACACGGATCCAAAGTGTGTAAGCCCTCTGCCTCATGAGGTTCTGCTGCCTCCAAGTCCTCCACCTGTTGAAGCTTTTGATCGATGTGGAAAGAATCCAAGTTCAACAGTGTGGTCTGTAGGTGATGAAGAGGAAGATTTAATGCTTAAGCTCATTAGGCTGACGCTTCATGATGTTCCAGTGCCTCCAAGTCGTCCACCTTCTGAAAAGAAGTATGCTTCCCTTCATTCTCTAAAACACAAGAGGTCTGATTTGTTGCCTCTCAGCCTCCTGGCTAATATTCCACTGCCTCCAAGTCCTCCACCGTCCCCTGTGTGTGCTGAATACACGGATCCAAAGTGTATCAGCCCACTGCCACATGAGGTTCCACTGCCTCCAACTCCTCCACCATCCCCTGGGTGTGCTGAATACACGGATCCAAAGTGTGTCAGTCCACTGCCACATGAGGTTCCACTGCCTCAAAGTCCTCCACCAGCTGATGCCCGGCCTCAGTCAAAGGACACTCATAAGGTCCTGCATCCAGATCTAAAATATGATTGTTCTTCCCTGGACGATGAAGTGGCCTTTTTCATGTCTCCCACAGAAAAGCCTCCTAGTGTAACCACTCATGAGGTTTCACCACGTCCACCTTATGAATTGCCACACCTTCCAGAGAAGAGATACCTCAGTTTATCTACTGTTGCTTTTCCTTGTCTTGATGATTAA
- the LOC120442192 gene encoding carcinoembryonic antigen-related cell adhesion molecule 6-like: MQITSSMIISAQRKNTRAYHPGVSEEFTGNKLQRRHILNVKMILIYVIIVALAVTVVGQGSLECNLTEPGPQTCFGVLGEPLVFYIPKKPRIKTSLKKSTDKILMLINDKLVTLNEKYKNRTTFFPNGTLKLKKVTKNDSGEYSMETHISAEGVLLHTVNIHLHILAPVSEPAVTQMCLSPKQMTVSCFSEGDEVEFILSLDDKLLIQSTADGIENNNISNVTINLPGQLMGNLTCVAQNNASRKQTITHLTSCTAPVSEPAVLQMCLSPEQMTVSCSSEGDEVEFIFLLDDNLLIKTQPSIAENHNISNVTISLHGQLMGKLMCIIRNNISREQTIIHLISCTGTTSVVTVVVLTSVAPLLLSFSILTLLLTVNKGVAEDNIFYSKLAYEENINQHTKATAR; encoded by the exons ATGCAAATAACTTCTTCCATGATTATCTCCgcacaaaggaaaaacacaagagCATATCACCCAGGTGTCAGCGAGGAATTCACAGGCAACAAACTGCAAAGGagacatattttaaatgtg AAAATGATTTTGATCTATGTGATCATCGTAGCTTTGGCAGTGACTGTTGTGGGACAAG GGTCTTTGGAATGCAATCTAACTGAACCTGGACCCCagacgtgttttggagttttagGAGAACCACTTGTTTTTTACATACCTAAGAAGCCACGTATAAAGACAAGCTTGAAAAAGAGTACAGATAAGATTTTAATGttaataaatgataaattaGTTACTCTCaatgaaaaatacaagaatCGTACTACATTTTTCCCAAATGGAACATTGAAGctcaaaaaagtaacaaaaaatgaCTCTGGAGAGTACAGCATGGAAACACACATTTCTGCTGAAGGTGTGTTATTGCACACAGTTAACATCCATCTACATATACTAG CTCCTGTGTCAGAACCAGCTGTTACGCAGATGTGTTTGTCACCAAAACAGATGACAGTCAGCTGTTTCTCTGAAGGAGACGAAGTAGAGTTCATTTTGTCTTTGGATGATAAGTTGTTGATACAGTCTACAGCTGACGGTatagaaaacaacaacatttcaaatgttacCATCAACTTACCTGGTCAGCTGATGGGAAACCTGACATGTGTTGCTCAAAACAATGCCAGCAGAAAACAAACTATCACCCACCTTACAAGCTGCACAG CTCCTGTGTCAGAACCAGCTGTTTTGCAGATGTGTTTGTCACCAGAACAGATGACAGTCAGCTGCTCCTCTGAAGGAGATGAAGTAGAGTTCATCTTCTTATTAGATGATAACTTGTTGATAAAAACCCAACCCAGCATTGCAGAAAACCacaacatttcaaatgttacCATCAGTTTACATGGTCAGCTGATGGGAAAGCTAATGTGTATCATCCGAAACAATATAAGCAGAGAACAAACCATCATCCACCTTATAAGCTGCACAG GTACAACTTCTGTGGTGACTGTGGTTGTACTAACAAGTGTTGCACCTCTACTTCTCAGTTTCTCAATTCTCACTTTACTTTTGACTGTTAATAAAG GTGTTGCTGAAGATAACATTTTTTACTCCAAACTTGCATACGAAGAAAACATCAATCAACACACAAAGGCCACAGCCAGATGA
- the LOC120442255 gene encoding uncharacterized protein LOC120442255 isoform X2, with amino-acid sequence MERLHRLNDMYAFSPEMIFWATLSNYKNSSPKPFMPAATEKNSRCWEKRPEIYHPGASGEFTCQRVRRHLILNMKMILIYMIIAAPAMTAVAQGSSECNLTEPGPQTCFGVLGEPLVFYIPTKPHIKTSLKKSTDKILMLINDKLVSLNEKYKNRTIFSTNGTLKLNKATKNDSGEYSMETHNSTEGVLLYTVNIHLHILAPVSEPAVTQMCLSPKQMTVSCFSEGDEVEFILSLDDKLLIQSTADGIENNNISNVTINLPGQLMGNLTCVAQNNASRKQTITHLTSCTAPVSEPAVSQMCLSPKQMTVSCSSEGDEVEFTLFLDDNLLIKTQPSIAENHNISNVTISLHGQLMGNFMCIVQNNISREQTIIHLISCTESLPDLFSKNLKKNCGFDLVP; translated from the exons ATGGAGAGACTACACAGACTGAATGACATGTATGCT TTTAGCCCCGAGATGATTTTCTGGGCTACACTTAGTAACT acaaaaacagcagccCAAAGCCCTTCATGCCTGCCGCCACAGAGAAGAACTCCAGGTGCTG ggaaaaaagaccAGAAATATACCATCCAGGTGCCAGTGGTGAATTCACATGCCAGAGAGTAAGAAGACATCTTATTTTAAATATG AAGATGATTTTGATCTACATGATCATCGCAGCTCCAGCAATGACCGCTGTGGCACAAG GGTCTTCAGAATGCAATCTAACTGAACCTGGGCCCCAgacatgttttggagttttagGAGAACCGCTCGTTTTTTACATACCTACTAAACCACATATAAAGACAAGCTTGAAAAAGAGTACAGATAAGATTTTAATGttaataaatgataaattaGTTAGTCTCaatgaaaaatacaagaatCGTACTATATTCTCCACAAATGGAACATTGAAGCTcaacaaagcaacaaaaaatgACTCTGGAGAGTACAGCATGGAAACACACAATTCTACTGAAGGTGTGTTATTGTACACAGTTAACATCCATCTACATATACTAG CTCCTGTGTCAGAACCAGCTGTTACGCAGATGTGTTTGTCACCAAAACAGATGACAGTCAGCTGTTTCTCTGAAGGAGACGAAGTAGAGTTCATTTTGTCTTTGGATGATAAGTTGTTGATACAGTCTACAGCTGACGGTatagaaaacaacaacatttcaaatgttacCATCAACTTACCTGGTCAGCTGATGGGAAACCTGACATGTGTTGCTCAAAACAATGCCAGCAGAAAACAAACTATCACCCACCTTACAAGCTGCACAG CTCCTGTGTCAGAACCAGCTGTTTCGCAGATGTGTTTGTCACCAAAACAGATGACAGTCAGTTGCTCCTCTGAAGGAGATGAAGTAGAGTTCACCTTGTTTTTGGATGATAACTTGTTGATAAAAACCCAACCCAGCATTGCAGAAAACCacaacatttcaaatgttacCATCAGTTTACATGGTCAGCTGATGGGAAATTTTATGTGTATCGTCCAAAACAACATCAGCAGAGAACAAACCATCATCCACCTTATAAGCTGCACAg AGAGTCTCCCAGACTTGTTCTCTAAAAACCTAAAGAAGAATTGTGGATTTGATCTGGTCCCTTAA
- the LOC120442255 gene encoding uncharacterized protein LOC120442255 isoform X1: MERLHRLNDMYAFSPEMIFWATLSNYKNSSPKPFMPAATEKNSRCWEKRPEIYHPGASGEFTCQRVRRHLILNMKMILIYMIIAAPAMTAVAQGSSECNLTEPGPQTCFGVLGEPLVFYIPTKPHIKTSLKKSTDKILMLINDKLVSLNEKYKNRTIFSTNGTLKLNKATKNDSGEYSMETHNSTEGVLLYTVNIHLHILAPVSEPAVTQMCLSPKQMTVSCFSEGDEVEFILSLDDKLLIQSTADGIENNNISNVTINLPGQLMGNLTCVAQNNASRKQTITHLTSCTAPVSEPAVSQMCLSPKQMTVSCSSEGDEVEFTLFLDDNLLIKTQPSIAENHNISNVTISLHGQLMGNFMCIVQNNISREQTIIHLISCTGNISDHCIVTMAVVVSIAILLILAVFLGIRKFKNTTGIMTVHEDEAEEDVVYSDIRLKQRARETRETPPISNQDES; the protein is encoded by the exons ATGGAGAGACTACACAGACTGAATGACATGTATGCT TTTAGCCCCGAGATGATTTTCTGGGCTACACTTAGTAACT acaaaaacagcagccCAAAGCCCTTCATGCCTGCCGCCACAGAGAAGAACTCCAGGTGCTG ggaaaaaagaccAGAAATATACCATCCAGGTGCCAGTGGTGAATTCACATGCCAGAGAGTAAGAAGACATCTTATTTTAAATATG AAGATGATTTTGATCTACATGATCATCGCAGCTCCAGCAATGACCGCTGTGGCACAAG GGTCTTCAGAATGCAATCTAACTGAACCTGGGCCCCAgacatgttttggagttttagGAGAACCGCTCGTTTTTTACATACCTACTAAACCACATATAAAGACAAGCTTGAAAAAGAGTACAGATAAGATTTTAATGttaataaatgataaattaGTTAGTCTCaatgaaaaatacaagaatCGTACTATATTCTCCACAAATGGAACATTGAAGCTcaacaaagcaacaaaaaatgACTCTGGAGAGTACAGCATGGAAACACACAATTCTACTGAAGGTGTGTTATTGTACACAGTTAACATCCATCTACATATACTAG CTCCTGTGTCAGAACCAGCTGTTACGCAGATGTGTTTGTCACCAAAACAGATGACAGTCAGCTGTTTCTCTGAAGGAGACGAAGTAGAGTTCATTTTGTCTTTGGATGATAAGTTGTTGATACAGTCTACAGCTGACGGTatagaaaacaacaacatttcaaatgttacCATCAACTTACCTGGTCAGCTGATGGGAAACCTGACATGTGTTGCTCAAAACAATGCCAGCAGAAAACAAACTATCACCCACCTTACAAGCTGCACAG CTCCTGTGTCAGAACCAGCTGTTTCGCAGATGTGTTTGTCACCAAAACAGATGACAGTCAGTTGCTCCTCTGAAGGAGATGAAGTAGAGTTCACCTTGTTTTTGGATGATAACTTGTTGATAAAAACCCAACCCAGCATTGCAGAAAACCacaacatttcaaatgttacCATCAGTTTACATGGTCAGCTGATGGGAAATTTTATGTGTATCGTCCAAAACAACATCAGCAGAGAACAAACCATCATCCACCTTATAAGCTGCACAg GTAATATTTCTGACCACTGCATTGTGACCATGGCTGTGGTAGTAAGCATTGCCATTCTACTCATTCTGGCTGTGTTTCTTGGTATCCGGAAATTCAAAAACACAACTGGCATTATGACTGTTCATGAAG ATGAAGCTGAAGAGGACGTTGTCTACTCAGATATTAGACTGAAGCAGCGTGCAAGAGAAACAAGAGAAACACCACCTATTTCAAATCAAGATGAAAGTTAA